A window of the Gossypium arboreum isolate Shixiya-1 chromosome 2, ASM2569848v2, whole genome shotgun sequence genome harbors these coding sequences:
- the LOC108463143 gene encoding ubiquitin-conjugating enzyme E2 variant 1A-like, which translates to MGSEGSCVVVPRSFRLLEELERGEKGIGDGTVSYGMDDADDIYMQSWTGTIIGPPNTVHEGCIYQLKLFCGKDYPDNPPSVRFQTRINMTCVNQETGVVEPSLFPMLANWQREYTMEDILTQLKKEMMSPQNRKLAQPPEGNEEAGLDQKGLPLKCCIF; encoded by the exons ATGGGTTCAGAAGGATCATGTGTTGTTG TACCCAGGAGTTTCAGATTGCTAGAAGAGCTTGAGAGGGGTGAAAAGGGAATTGGAGATGGAACTGTTAGCTATGGGATGGACGATGCTGATGATATATACATGCAGTCATGGACTGGGACTATTATTGGCCCTCCAAAC ACTGTTCACGAAGGATGCATATATCAGTTGAAACTGTTCTGTGGCAAGGATTATCCAGATAATCCACCTAGTGTGAGGTTTCAAACCCGGATAAACATGACCTGTGTCAATCAGGAAACTGGAGTG GTTGAGCCTAGCCTTTTCCCCATGCTTGCTAATTGGCAGAGGGAGTATACAATGGAGGATATATTGACTCAGTTGAAGAAAGAAATGATGTCTCCACAAAACAGGAAGCTTGCTCAGCCTCCTGAAG GCAATGAGGAGGCAGGGCTCGATCAAAAGGGCTTACCACTGAAGTGTTGCATCTTTTGA